Proteins encoded together in one Salmo trutta chromosome 3, fSalTru1.1, whole genome shotgun sequence window:
- the LOC115177290 gene encoding NLR family CARD domain-containing protein 3: MSSTDQQLLRSQRDVLLEWTRVHPAPLLRWLCDAGVLSHAHYLSLLERSPSNAIAQALETVCASEESSRGFLQVLREVQDYYCDELQVWVERHCKERTEGIKEAKPVRVEEKKKPKSPISKLFKGKSKFTVTPEVKVEEELKPRRSVKSSHLRVPLSAHRNTLLERTERLTSYAEGGGQASNSASHIEIRYTDLFVTEDNESFDSSQHEYFTLASRRARIYAHQACQRICPHHLLSPQGTTGRPPKRVKVKGIAGIGKSVAVQRLIYEWALGKHMREFTCVFDLRFRELNLIKAPLSLLDLLEDRFRYFKTVLPELLASPGPLLFILDGLDEFKYQLDWNAPDRDIGVDSKVPVSELIMAMIKGSLLPESSVILTSRPSTDAPKRFFQRCCVVLGFEEDQVKEYTSKFYKDPKVSEKVYNYILDNDNLFVLSFIPLYCYIICTALAEFFSRQEDSDSWSLELNPPRTVSEVYYCYLFTAIKHHALKGKAERNTLRSEVLSLVKQQLTNLGRLAYENLLKSKIMFDIQDLERYGLTPVDIQNTFLSQILVPLKEERVEMFSFFHLTVQEHLAALYCAINLSKQGHIIQALDFWCFGEIPPPSTSPTPLLSQDLHLDQTRVENLQMFTRFFMGLLRTRLGGQLDGLVLAPLEVGLEGEDIPTRLGIWFQNQFKGRQLANQTALNLLHCLMELHMKEVTSRAAPEIRSLNLFKIKLSMVDCAALHYVLQFSPHRLKELNLGYSNIGNRGLSRLAPILHRCESLYLRYNCLEREAAILESAVLKSNECQVKKLFMCGNNLGPEGVLELWNALEQNTTLEELYLDITGITERGTENIVNCLSKNTSLKMLTIVGNDIGEVGKRRLRELGHRRPGLQIIGNFVDDLGLLKAYLDWVEEIRDDRDQMDSVKNADALQSILKGLRVGAGGENGEGVEGENTAKALELETKILELLNAPTHLAGVR; the protein is encoded by the exons ATGAGCTCTACAGACCAGCAGCTGCTGCGCTCCCAGCGGGATGTGCTCCTGGAGTGGACACGTGTCCACCCTGCCCCCCTACTACGCTGGCTATGTGACGCCGGGGTCCTTTCTCACGCCCACTACCTGTCCCTGCTGGAGCGTTCGCCCTCCAATGCCATTGCGCAGGCCCTGGAGACGGTGTGCGCAAGTGAGGAGAGCAGCCGCGGCTTCCTGCAGGTCCTGAGGGAG GTGCAGGACTACTACTGTGATGAGCTGCAGGTCTGGGTGGAGAGACACTGCAAGGAGAGGACGGAAGGGATAAAGGAGGCCAAACCGGTTAGAGTGGAGG AGAAGAAAAAGCCAAAAAGCCCCATTTCAAAACTGTTCAAAGGCAAGAGTAAATTCACTGTGACCCCTGAAGTCAAAg TTGAGGAAGAGTTGAAACCTCGGCGGAGCGTAAAATCTTCTCATCTCAGAG TTCCCCTTTCAGCTCACAGAAATACCCTTCTGGAACGTACAGAACGACTTACATCTTACGCAGAAGGGGGAGGGCAGGCCTCCAACTCTGCTTCTCACATTGAGATCCGATACACTGATCTCTTCGTGACCGAGGATAACGAGTCATTTGACAGCAGCCAGCATGAGTACTTCACCCTGGCCAGTCGACGGGCACGCATCTACGCCCACCAGGCCTGCCAACGCATCTGCCCTCACCACCTCCTGAGCCCCCAAGGCACCACAGGGCGCCCACCTAAGCGGGTAAAGGTGAAGGGCATCGCTGGCATCGGCAAgagcgtggcagtgcagaggctGATCTATGAGTGGGCGCTGGGGAAGCACATGCGTGAGTTCACCTGTGTGTTCGACCTCCGCTTCCGCGAGCTGAACCTGATCAAAGCCCCGCTGAGCTTACTGGACCTGCTCGAAGACCGATTCCGTTACTTCAAGACTGTCCTGCCAGAACTTCTGGCCTCGCCAGGTCCCTTGCTCTTCATTCTGGATGGGCTGGACGAGTTTAAATACCAACTGGACTGGAATGCTCCTGACAGGGACATCGGCGTGGACTCCAAGGTGCCTGTATCAGAGCTGATAATGGCGATGATCAAGGGGAGTCTACTCCCAGAATCCTCGGTCATCCTGACATCCAGGCCTTCCACGGACGCTCCTAAGCGGTTCTTCCAGCGTTGCTGCGTAGTCCTGGGCTTCGAGGAGGACCAGGTGAAGGAGTACACCTCCAAGTTCTACAAGGACCCCAAGGTGTCTGAGAAGGTGTACAACTACATCCTGGACAACGACAACCTCTTTGTGctctccttcatccctctctATTGCTATATCATCTGCACCGCCTTGGCTGAGTTCTTCTCCAGGCAGGAAGATAGTGACTCATGGTCTCTAGAGTTGAACCCACCTAGGACAGTCAGCGAGGTTTACTACTGCTACCTGTTTACAGCCATCAAGCACCATGCACTGAAAGGGAAGGCAGAGAGGAACACCCTCAGATCGGAGGTATTATCTCTAGTTAAGCAACAGCTGACGAACCTGGGGAGATTAGCTTACGAAAACCTTCTAAAGAGTAAAATCATGTTCGACATACAGGACCTGGAACGTTATGGTCTCACGCCAGTAGATATACAGAACACCTTCCTCAGTCAGATCCTGGTGCCTCTgaaagaggagagggtggagatgTTTTCCTTCTTCCACTTGACCGTCCAGGAGCATCTGGCCGCCCTGTACTGTGCGATCAACCTCTCAAAGCAGGGTCACATCATCCAGGCTCTGGACTTCTGGTGCTTTGGTGAGATCCCCCCCCCTTCCACCTCCCCAACTCCCCTACTGAGCCAAGACCTCCACCTGGACCAGACTAGGGTGGAGAACCTGCAGATGTTCACTCGCTTCTTCATGGGACTTCTCCGGACCAGGCTGGGGGGGCAGTTGGATGGACTGGTGCTGGCCCCTCTGGAGGTGGGCTTGGAGGGGGAGGATATCCCCACCAGGCTGGGTATCTGGTTCCAGAACCAGTTTAAGGGTAGGCAGCTAGCCAACCAGACGGCGCTGAACCTGCTCCACTGTTTGATGGAGCTGCACATGAAGGAAGTCACCAGCAGGGCGGCACCGGAGATCCGGAGTCTGAACCTGTTCAAGATTAAGCTGAGCATGGTGGACTGTGCAGCGTTACACTATGTGTTGCAGTTCTCCCCACATAGGCTCAAGGAGCTCAACCTGGGATACTCCAACATCGGAAACAGAGGTCTTAGCAGGCTAGCTCCGATATTGCACCGCTGTGAATCTCTTTA tCTGCGATATAACTGTCTGGAAAGGGAGGCAGCCATCCTGGAATCTGCAGTGTTGAAATCAAACGAGTGTCAGGTGAAGAAGCTGTT tatgtgtggtaACAATTTGGGTCCGGAAGGAGTTTTGGAGCTGTGGAATGCCCTGGAGCAGAACACTACACTGGAGGAACTCTACTTGGACATCACTGGCatcacagagagaggaacagagaacaTTGTCAACTGCCTCAGCAAGAACACCTCTCTGAAAATGCTGAC CATCGTGGGGAATGACATTGGGGAGGTGGGGAAGAGGAGGCTGAGGGAGCTAGGGCATCGACGGCCGGGGCTCCAGATCATTGGGAACTTTGTGGACGACCTAGGACTGCTAAAGGCCTACCTGGACTGGGTAGAGGAGATACGGGATGACCGGGACCAGATGGACTCAGTGAAGAACGCAGATGCCCTACAGTCTATCTTGAAGGGGCTGAGGGTGGGGGCAGGTGGGGAAAATGGGGAGGGAGTGGAAGGAGAGAACACAGCTAAAGCCCTGGAGCTGGAGACCAAGATCTTGGAGCTTTTGAACGCCCCCACTCACCTGGCTGGAGTGAGATGA